A region of the Harpia harpyja isolate bHarHar1 chromosome 14, bHarHar1 primary haplotype, whole genome shotgun sequence genome:
aattAATCTCATTATTTCCTCATTGCCCCAGAAAAGCGAAAAGCTAGACACTATTTACTCATCaatcctttattctttttttaaggatTCCTTTTACTGCAATTCAACACTGTTTACTTTGTAAGTAAGAAAATGGTAAAACTAAGTAGTCACGGAAGAATCCTCAATGCCTGTGtcccttgctttctctctccctgcGTTTTAACTCTTCTTTGTAGCAGTATGAACAGTAATTTTCAGTCTCAGGACGACCATAAAAGGAACAGTTCTCCTTCTTACAGCGGTTCTGCTGGATGGAATATAATGGGCAAACTGTGCTTCTGCCTTGATTTTTATCATTGTTCAACCAGGTCTGAGGAGCATCCTCATCAGCATATTCTAAGCAGTCTCTAATATCGCCGGTATTGAATCCATTTGTGTATGTCTGAGACTTGTGTTCAGTAGGCATGGCATAGCTCAGCGATTCCACTGTGTTCACTGTACGGATACCGGATATCCGGGCTGGGCTATAGCTTTGAGAAGACAGTGATCTGTTTTGTTGGGGATAGGTGGCACAGGTTTTTAAGGTGCCAACCACTGGCTTGTAGGTATCATCTTGGAAGCTCGATGGCTTGGAGTTGACATCATGCAAATGGATGACACTTTGTCTTTGAACAGGTGGTGTATGGCTATAGTGGGCAGATACCGGAACGGGTCCACTTTTCTTAGCACCATTACTAGGTGAAGAAAATGACCCAGGAGTGGGACTAGTGCgatctttaaattttaaaaccagcTGAGTTGTATGGCTTTGAGGCAAGACGGGTGATGCCCTATCCTGAGGAgatgtttctaatttttcttttgaatatgcTTCTGGCTCCAGCTTCCTACTAGATGACCCATTCAGTGCAGCCTTTTTCTCAgcatcctttcttttctgttcttgttcCGCATTGAAACGCTCCTGTGCACTGGTCAGGTAATAGCCTATCATCTCCTCGTGGAACTGATGCCTATGACTGGTCAAAAGAAGGCCAGCAAAAATAAACTTTCGTTCACCCTGCATGGCAGCTCTCAAAATATTTAGGCTGAGTTTCACATCAGTGCTGTACTTCCATGGGTCAGACTGCTTGTCAGAGAAGGATTTAGTGTTCATCTTTTCAATGGGTGAGTTGCTAGCTCTGTCAGTTGGAGATGGAGTGGTCTTTTCGGATGGAGAAGTGCTCGCAGACTGTCCAGATTCCTCTTTGCTCCCTTTTCGAGACTTAGACTTCTTCTCTTTGACTTTCTCTACCGTGTCaccattttttccatttcctgaatTGGCTCTGCTCATTTTGCCATGCACCAGGCCTCCAAGACCACCCatattctttttcagtttaattcCCAGGGTTTTACTGAGGCTTCCTATTTTATTGGCAACTGAATCCGTCCTGGTTTTGTCTTTATCCTTCCTCtgtttgtccttttctttttctttactgtttttgcCATTATTGCCATTGGAATTACTACAGATGGAGTCTCGGTCCGAGTCCATTGAGTCAGCCAGAGACTGAACGTCTTCCCCAGCTGAAGCTGTAGGGGATTCTGGTTGAGCCAAAGGGGCCTGCTACGGAAAAGTAATTATAATTAGATACAGCAAAATCAGCTTCATACAGGGACTTGGtgcaaaaacaaccccaaatccaACATAGATTTTAACACTgattttaaatgtactttttaatttATGCACTGACA
Encoded here:
- the OTUD7A gene encoding OTU domain-containing protein 7A isoform X2, producing MPSSQPVSPAAAACLAASLNDHMTLDMDAVLSDFVRSTGAEPGLARDLLEGKNWDLTAALNDYEQLRQVHTANLPQVFNEGKYYKQQEPEQPPQVTKAERPCLQRQDDIAQEKRLSRGISHASSAIVSLARSHVANECSNEQFPLEMPIYTFQLPDLSVYSEDFRSFIERDLIEQATMVALEQAGRLNWWSTVCTSCKRLLPLATTGDGNCLLHAASLGMWGFHDRDLVLRKALYTMMRSGAEREALKRRWRWQQTQQNKESGLVYTEEEWEREWNELLKLASSEPRTHFSKNGGTGGRVDNSEDPVYESLEEFHVFVLAHILRRPIVVVADTMLRDSGGEAFAPIPFGGIYLPLEVLPNRCHCSPLVLAYDQAHFSALVSMEQKDQQREQAVIPLTDSEHKLLPLHFAVDPGKDWEWGKDDNDNTRLANLILSLEAKLNLLHSYMNVTWIRIPSETRAPLAQPESPTASAGEDVQSLADSMDSDRDSICSNSNGNNGKNSKEKEKDKQRKDKDKTRTDSVANKIGSLSKTLGIKLKKNMGGLGGLVHGKMSRANSGNGKNGDTVEKVKEKKSKSRKGSKEESGQSASTSPSEKTTPSPTDRASNSPIEKMNTKSFSDKQSDPWKYSTDVKLSLNILRAAMQGERKFIFAGLLLTSHRHQFHEEMIGYYLTSAQERFNAEQEQKRKDAEKKAALNGSSSRKLEPEAYSKEKLETSPQDRASPVLPQSHTTQLVLKFKDRTSPTPGSFSSPSNGAKKSGPVPVSAHYSHTPPVQRQSVIHLHDVNSKPSSFQDDTYKPVVGTLKTCATYPQQNRSLSSQSYSPARISGIRTVNTVESLSYAMPTEHKSQTYTNGFNTGDIRDCLEYADEDAPQTWLNNDKNQGRSTVCPLYSIQQNRCKKENCSFYGRPETENYCSYCYKEELKRRERESKGHRH
- the OTUD7A gene encoding OTU domain-containing protein 7A isoform X1, producing the protein MPSSQPVSPAAAACLAASLNDHMTLDMDAVLSDFVRSTGAEPGLARDLLEGKNWDLTAALNDYEQLRQVHTANLPQVFNEGKYYKQQEPEQPPQVTKAERPCLQRQDDIAQEKRLSRGISHASSAIVSLARSHVANECSNEQFPLEMPIYTFQLPDLSVYSEDFRSFIERDLIEQATMVALEQAGRLNWWSTVCTSCKRLLPLATTGDGNCLLHAASLGMWGFHDRDLVLRKALYTMMRSGAEREALKRRWRWQQTQQNKESGLVYTEEEWEREWNELLKLASSEPRTHFSKNGGTGGRVDNSEDPVYESLEEFHVFVLAHILRRPIVVVADTMLRDSGGEAFAPIPFGGIYLPLEVLPNRCHCSPLVLAYDQAHFSALVSMEQKDQQREQAVIPLTDSEHKLLPLHFAVDPGKDWEWGKDDNDNTRLANLILSLEAKLNLLHSYMNVTWIRIPSETRQAPLAQPESPTASAGEDVQSLADSMDSDRDSICSNSNGNNGKNSKEKEKDKQRKDKDKTRTDSVANKIGSLSKTLGIKLKKNMGGLGGLVHGKMSRANSGNGKNGDTVEKVKEKKSKSRKGSKEESGQSASTSPSEKTTPSPTDRASNSPIEKMNTKSFSDKQSDPWKYSTDVKLSLNILRAAMQGERKFIFAGLLLTSHRHQFHEEMIGYYLTSAQERFNAEQEQKRKDAEKKAALNGSSSRKLEPEAYSKEKLETSPQDRASPVLPQSHTTQLVLKFKDRTSPTPGSFSSPSNGAKKSGPVPVSAHYSHTPPVQRQSVIHLHDVNSKPSSFQDDTYKPVVGTLKTCATYPQQNRSLSSQSYSPARISGIRTVNTVESLSYAMPTEHKSQTYTNGFNTGDIRDCLEYADEDAPQTWLNNDKNQGRSTVCPLYSIQQNRCKKENCSFYGRPETENYCSYCYKEELKRRERESKGHRH